The Pan paniscus chromosome 3, NHGRI_mPanPan1-v2.0_pri, whole genome shotgun sequence genome includes a window with the following:
- the ADRA2C gene encoding alpha-2C adrenergic receptor encodes MASPALAAALAVAAAAGPNASGAGERGSGGVANASGASWGPPRGQYSAGAVAGLAAVVGFLIVFTVVGNVLVVIAVLTSRALRAPQNLFLVSLASADILVATLVMPFSLANELMAYWYFGQVWCGVYLALDVLFCTSSIVHLCAISLDRYWSVTQAVEYNLKRTPRRVKATIVAVWLISAVISFPPLVSLYRQPDGAAYPQCGLNDETWYILSSCIGSFFAPCLIMGLVYARIYRVAKLRTRTLSEKRAPVGPDGASPTTENGLGAAAGAGENGHCAPPPADVEPDESSAAAERRRRRGALRRGRRRRAGAEGGAGGADGQGAGPGAAESGALTASRSPGPGGRLSRASSRSVEFFLSRRRRARSSVCRRKVAQAREKRFTFVLAVVMGVFVLCWFPFFFSYSLYGICREACQVPGPLFKFFFWIGYCNSSLNPVIYTVFNQDFRRSFKHILFRRRRRGFRQ; translated from the coding sequence ATGGCGTCCCCGGCGCTGGCGGCGGCGCTGGCGGTGGCGGCAGCGGCGGGCCCCAATGCGAGCGGCGCGGGCGAGAGGGGCAGCGGCGGGGTTGCCAATGCCTCGGGGGCTTCCTGGGGGCCGCCGCGCGGCCAGTACTcggcgggcgcggtggcagggCTGGCTGCCGTGGTGGGCTTCCTCATCGTCTTCACCGTGGTGGGCAACGTGCTGGTGGTAATCGCCGTGCTGACCAGCCGGGCGCTGCGCGCGCCACAGAACCTCTTCCTGGTGTCGCTGGCCTCGGCCGACATCCTGGTGGCCACGCTGGTCATGCCCTTCTCGTTGGCCAACGAGCTCATGGCCTACTGGTACTTCGGGCAGGTGTGGTGCGGCGTGTACCTGGCGCTCGATGTGCTGTTTTGCACCTCGTCGATCGTGCATCTGTGTGCCATCAGCCTGGACCGCTACTGGTCGGTGACGCAGGCCGTCGAGTACAACCTGAAGCGCACACCACGCCGCGTCAAGGCCACCATCGTGGCCGTGTGGCTCATCTCGGCCGTCATCTCCTTCCCGCCGCTGGTCTCGCTCTACCGCCAGCCCGACGGCGCCGCCTACCCGCAGTGCGGCCTCAACGACGAGACCTGGTACATCCTGTCCTCCTGCATCGGCTCCTTCTTCGCGCCCTGCCTCATCATGGGCCTGGTCTACGCGCGCATCTACCGAGTGGCCAAGCTGCGCACGCGCACGCTCAGCGAGAAGCGCGCCCCCGTGGGCCCCGACGGTGCGTCCCCGACTACCGAAAACGGGCTGGGCGCGGCGGCAGGCGCAGGCGAGAACGGGCACTGCGCGCCCCCGCCCGCCGACGTGGAGCCGGACGAGAGCAGCGCAGCGGCCGAGAGGCGGCGGCGCCGGGGCGCGTTGCGGCGGGGCAGGCGGAGGCGAGCGGGCGCCGAGGGGGGCGCGGGCGGTGCGGACGGgcagggggcggggccgggggcggcTGAGTCGGGGGCGCTGACCGCCTCCAGGTCCCCGGGGCCCGGTGGCCGCCTGTCGCGCGCCAGCTCGCGCTCCGTCGAGTTCTTCCTGTCGCGCCGGCGCCGGGCGCGCAGCAGCGTGTGCCGCCGCAAGGTGGCCCAGGCGCGCGAGAAGCGCTTCACCTTTGTGCTGGCCGTGGTCATGGGCGTGTTCGTGCTCTGCTGGTTCCCCTTCTTCTTCAGCTACAGCCTGTACGGCATCTGCCGCGAGGCCTGCCAGGTGCCCGGCCCGCTCTTCAAGTTCTTCTTCTGGATCGGCTACTGCAACAGCTCGCTCAACCCGGTCATCTACACGGTCTTCAACCAGGACTTCCGGCGATCCTTTAAGCACATCCTCTTCCGACGGAGGAGAAGGGGCTTCAGGCAGTGA